A region of Sugiyamaella lignohabitans strain CBS 10342 chromosome A, complete sequence DNA encodes the following proteins:
- the MNL2 gene encoding putative mannosidase MNL2 (Putative mannosidase involved in ER-associated protein degradation; localizes to the endoplasmic reticulum; sequence similarity with seven-hairpin glycosidase (GH47) family members, such as Mns1p and Mnl1p, that hydrolyze 1,2-linked alpha-D-mannose residues; non-essential gene; GO_component: GO:0005783 - endoplasmic reticulum [Evidence IEA]; GO_component: GO:0005783 - endoplasmic reticulum [Evidence IDA] [PMID 21971548]; GO_component: GO:0005789 - endoplasmic reticulum membrane [Evidence IEA]; GO_component: GO:0016021 - integral component of membrane [Evidence IEA]; GO_component: GO:0016020 - membrane [Evidence IEA,IEA]; GO_function: GO:0005509 - calcium ion binding [Evidence IEA]; GO_function: GO:0016787 - hydrolase activity [Evidence IEA]; GO_function: GO:0016798 - hydrolase activity, acting on glycosyl bonds [Evidence IEA]; GO_function: GO:0004571 - mannosyl-oligosaccharide 1,2-alpha-mannosidase activity [Evidence IEA]; GO_function: GO:0003674 - molecular_function [Evidence ND]; GO_process: GO:0030433 - ER-associated ubiquitin-dependent protein catabolic process [Evidence IGI] [PMID 21971548]; GO_process: GO:0008152 - metabolic process [Evidence IEA]), with amino-acid sequence MFSIPYGRRRRWLRANLIALLVFGSVFYVFFIRDNDNGFDLSSVKSLTGTSGHGWVQNDDKIAGSSDIDQSSDLDQHLPPIDYKIEENPPPAPHLGGNKGKKLPFDPNIGTANAVGASSHMGNKDKERVKAGSIKEDIGSGSSVGAGAGADADAGADADSAGADRAGQIDSETFDVTGGDRVGIDTDDLKSGSRPGSKHGNNGAGIDGSSDKGPIDSETSYGSGISKNKGSNKPGSSDLDTDTGISAGKDEDDDSLLEVSTSGGGYSRLNKGPNGAQVLLEAPKILPRKEKYPVPAHQKISLKSAPEPKKSLPKIQSEKLLTGAASSDATTTERRLTVKKAFQISWNQYKKYAWGHDEIKPVTNTASNPFLGWAATLVDALDTLQIMGLKDEYQEALEMVAEIDFTRTFRKDIPLFETVIRYLGGLVASYDLSQGKDKILLMKAVELADNLIGAFDTPNRMPITYFNWMDSQYSTRYRAGSDTIFAEIGSLSLEFTRLAQLTGNDSYYDAVARITDEIYKYAPTSKIPWLFPESVDISGCENEIYKPGSDVGKLLEDKSSKLDDESITPTTASGTRIYKRAAIDGVEQPLLKDDSDVYQQDQKPHLIALQNSGSRNKPTKMVCTPTVGMKDGSRTRPVRFTMGGLTDSSYEYFMKEYQLINGVEPKYVELYTEMVSAAKKNLIFKPYVDNNEDILFLGAKSMFRGKLDDENEMTHLACFAGGMFALGGKLLNRPEDVELGRQITQGCVWAYNSTRNGVMPESFTVRRCPEEGPCPKFDFDELRQNRPHDSKAIQAPSTAVIPDDRGGERWPVMSYYDQPRSFLRMDAKYIMRPEALESVFYLYRITGDRTWQDKGWEMFQNILKLTQITDEEGTIVGYSGVRDVSNDDPHFHDFNLMDNCESFWMAETLKYAYLLFEDPSVVSLDDYVFNTEAHPFKLTK; translated from the coding sequence ATGTTTTCCATTCCATATGGCCGGAGGAGAAGATGGTTGAGGGCCAATCTTATCGCACTGCTCGTATTTGGTTCGGTTTTCTATGTGTTCTTTATTAGGGATAACGATAATGGGTTTGATCTGAGCTCTGTAAAGTCTCTTACTGGCACTTCAGGACATGGCTGGGTCCAGAATGATGATAAAATAGCAGGTTCTTCTGATATCGACCAGTCGTCGGATCTGGATCAGCACTTACCACCTATTGATTATAAGATTGAGGAGAACCCACCACCTGCACCTCATCTTGGTGGTAATAAGGGCAAGAAGCTACCATTTGATCCTAACATTGGTActgccaatgctgttggtgctaGCTCGCATATGGGAAATAAAGACAAAGAGAGAGTTAAAGCTGGAAGTATTAAAGAGGATATTGGTTCGGGTTCTAgtgttggtgctggagctggagctgatgctgatgctggagctgatgctgattcCGCAGGTGCTGACAGAGCTGGTCAGATTGACAGTGAGACTTTTGATGTCACTGGAGGTGATCGAGTTGGTATTGACACTGATGACTTGAAGAGTGGCTCTAGACCTGGAAGCAAACATGGGAATAatggtgctggtattgATGGCAGTAGTGATAAGGGTCCCATTGATAGCGAAACTTCTTATGGCAGTGGCATAAGCAAGAATAAAGGGAGCAACAAGCCTGGTAGCAGTGATTTGGACACAGACACTGGCATTAGTGCTGGcaaagatgaagacgacgataGTTTGTTAGAAGTCAGCACTTCAGGCGGTGGGTATTCCCGTTTAAATAAGGGACCCAACGGCGCTCAAGTCCTGCTTGAAGCACCTAAAATACTCCCTAGAAAGGAAAAGTATCCAGTTCCTGCTCATCAAAAGATATCACTCAAGTCAGCGCCTGAACCGAAAAAATCACTTCCAAAGATTCAGTCAGAAAAGTTGCTGACTGGTGCAGCATCATCTGACGCAACTACAACTGAAAGACGTTTGACGGTGAAGAAGGCTTTTCAAATATCTTGGAACCAATACAAAAAGTATGCTTGGGGTCATGACGAAATCAAGCCCGTCACTAATACTGCATCCAACCCATTCCTTGGCTGGGCTGCTACACTTGTAGATGCCTTAGACACTCTCCAAATAATGGGGCTCAAAGATGAATATCAAGAAGCCTTGGAAATGGTTGCTGAAATAGACTTTACTAGAACGTTCCGTAAAGACATTCCACTATTTGAGACTGTTATTAGATATTTGGGTGGCCTTGTGGCTTCGTATGACTTGTCTCAGGGCAAAGACAAAATCTTGCTTATGAAAGCTGTTGAGCTGGCCGATAATCTGATTGGCGCTTTTGATACACCCAATCGTATGCCCATTACATACTTCAATTGGATGGACAGCCAGTATAGCACTAGGTATCGAGCTGGTTCTGATACCATTTTTGCTGAAATTGGCTCGTTGAGTCTGGAATTCACTAGATTAGCCCAGCTTACTGGAAATGATAGTTATTATGATGCAGTAGCACGAATCACTGATGAGATTTACAAATATGCGCCAACATCTAAGATCCCCTGGTTGTTCCCAGAGTCGGTTGATATCTCTGGCTGCGAAAATGAGATTTACAAACCAGGTTCAGATGTGGGGAAACTTCTTGAGGACAAGAGCTCAAAGCTCGACGATGAATCTATCACACCCACAACTGCCAGTGGCACCCGTATCTACAAGAGAGCAGCCATAGACGGAGTAGAGCAACCTTTGCTGAAGGACGATAGTGATGTATATCAACAAGACCAAAAACCACATTTGATTGCCCTTCAAAACTCTGGGTCACGGAACAAGCCAACAAAGATGGTTTGTACACCTACAGTCGGAATGAAGGATGGATCTCGTACAAGGCCCGTTCGATTCACCATGGGAGGCTTGACTGACAGTTCGTATGAATACTTTATGAAAGAGTATCAACTCATCAACGGCGTGGAGCCCAAGTATGTCGAACTATACACCGAAATGGTGAGCGCCGCTAAGAAGAATCTCATTTTCAAGCCTTATGTAGACAACAATGAGGATATCTTGTTTTTGGGAGCTAAAAGCATGTTCAGAGGTAAACTAGAcgatgaaaatgaaatgacTCATTTGGCGTGTTTTGCCGGCGGCATGTTCGCATTAGGGGGAAAGCTTCTCAACAGACCAGAAGACGTGGAGCTCGGAAGGCAGATCACTCAGGGATGTGTATGGGCTTATAACTCGACCCGAAATGGAGTCATGCCAGAGAGTTTCACTGTTCGCCGGTGTCCTGAAGAAGGACCATGTCCCAAGTTTGACTTTGACGAGCTTCGTCAAAACCGACCTCACGACAGCAAAGCGATTCAGGCACCGAGTACAGCAGTGATTCCTGATGACCGAGGCGGGGAAAGATGGCCTGTGATGAGCTACTATGACCAGCCGAGATCTTTCCTTCGTATGGATGCCAAGTATATCATGCGACCGGAAGCTCTTGAATCGGTCTTCTATCTATATCGCATCACAGGAGACCGCACTTGGCAAGACAAAGGTTGGGAAATGTTCCAGAACATCCTTAAACTCACGCAAATCACCGATGAAGAAGGAACCATTGTAGGGTATTCTGGAGTACGCGACGTGAGCAACGACGACCCGCATTTCCACGATTTCAATCTCATGGACAACTGCGAGAGTTTCTGGATGGCAGAAACACTCAAATACGCATACCTGCTCTTCGAAGACCCCAGCGTGGTCTCGCTCGACGACTACGTTTTCAACACCGAAGCACATCCATTTAAACTGACTAAATAG
- a CDS encoding carbonyl reductase (NADPH-dependent) (Putative dihydrokaempferol 4-reductase; GO_component: GO:0005575 - cellular_component [Evidence ND]; GO_function: GO:0004090 - carbonyl reductase (NADPH) activity [Evidence ISA] [PMID 19577617]; GO_function: GO:0003824 - catalytic activity [Evidence IEA]; GO_function: GO:0050662 - coenzyme binding [Evidence IEA]; GO_function: GO:0016491 - oxidoreductase activity [Evidence IEA]; GO_process: GO:0008150 - biological_process [Evidence ND]; GO_process: GO:0044237 - cellular metabolic process [Evidence IEA]; GO_process: GO:0055114 - oxidation-reduction process [Evidence IEA]), which translates to MVSQAILGSKGTVLVSGASGFIAAHVIQQFVESGYKVVGTVRNQTSIDNFKKTSTYQQYSDYIRLEIVADISAAGAFDEAVKGVDGVIHTQSPFVLNVQDNEKDLLIPAIQGTVGILKSIKENNPFVKRVVVTSSFAAIVDLSKGVHRDHVYSEKDWNPVTYEEGKATDIGAVAYCASKVLAEKAAHEFVAKEKPNFTVATINPPMVYGPNLHYISDLSRLGESPALIYSLINGSLVESGVPETGFPAWVDVRDVALAHLRAYENPKSAGQRYFVTAGSFLYDEMCQTILDNFPQFKGKVPVPTGANTLDGLYRTDNTKARTELGINFRSLEECTIDSVNSFLPLLK; encoded by the coding sequence ATGGTCTCTCAAGCTATCCTCGGTTCAAAGGGCACTGTGCTGGTGTCGGGTGCTTCTGGATTCATTGCTGCTCATGTGATTCAACAATTTGTTGAATCGGGCTATAAAGTCGTTGGAACAGTTAGAAACCAGACTTCTATTgacaatttcaaaaagACTAGTACTTATCAGCAGTACTCGGACTACATTAGATTGGAGATCGTCGCAGACATCTCTGCAGCAGGTGCCTTTGATGAGGCTGTCAAGGGAGTCGATGGTGTCATTCACACTCAGAGTCCCTTTGTTCTTAACGTTCAAGATAATGAGAAGGATCTGCTTATTCCTGCTATTCAAGGAACAGTAGGTATTCTCAAATCTATTAAAGAGAACAACCCCTTTGTGAAACGTGTAGTAGTCACTTCGTCATTTGCTGCAATTGTTGATCTGTCCAAGGGTGTCCACCGTGACCATGTGTACTCTGAAAAGGATTGGAATCCTGTTACTTATGAAGAGGGTAAAGCTACTGACATTGGCGCAGTGGCTTACTGTGCAAGCAAGGTTCTCGCTGAGAAGGCCGCACATGAGTTTGTTGCAAAGGAGAAGCCTAACTTCACCGTGGCCACTATCAACCCACCAATGGTGTACGGCCCTAACCTGCACTACATTTCCGATCTGTCGAGATTAGGCGAGTCTCCCGCCCTCATTTACAGTCTTATTAATGGATCCCTAGTTGAGTCAGGTGTTCCAGAGACAGGATTTCCTGCCTGGGTCGATGTCCGAGACGTCGCACTTGCTCACCTGAGAGCCTATGAGAACCCCAAGTCGGCCGGCCAGCGATACTTTGTCACTGCAGGCAGCTTCCTCTACGACGAAATGTGCCAAACCATTCTCGATAACTTCCCTCAATTCAAGGGTAAAGTGCCTGTTCCCACCGGTGCCAACACCTTGGACGGTCTCTACCGCACTGACAACACAAAAGCTCGAACTGAGCTCGGAATCAACTTCCGCAGCCTCGAAGAATGCACCATTGACTCTGTCAACTCATTCCTTCCACTTCTTAAATAG